One window of the Trifolium pratense cultivar HEN17-A07 linkage group LG2, ARS_RC_1.1, whole genome shotgun sequence genome contains the following:
- the LOC123904831 gene encoding pentatricopeptide repeat-containing protein At1g62670, mitochondrial-like, whose protein sequence is MPCSYENRLSKLSMRLGFLKEICLHGIRRVTCVFGADDACELFSEMVIKGISPTVVTYSALIYGFCIVSQLKEAVVLLNKMVSKNINPDVYTFNILIDALCKEEKMKEAKSLLAMMMKQGMKPDVVTYSTLMDGFCLRNEVSKAKYIFNTMVQRGMMPNVKSYNIMNNGFCKSKMVDEAINLFEEMHFKNMFPDKVTYNTLIDGLCKSGRISYAWELVDEMSDSGQPPNVFTYNSFLHSLCKKQHLDKPIALVMKIKDQGIVPNLYTYNILIDGLCKGGRLIKDAQQVFHDLLSKEYNINVVTYTTIISGLCKEGLFEETFVLLSEMEVKGCFPNAFTFEIIISALFERGENDKAEKLLREMIARGLL, encoded by the coding sequence atgcCTTGTTCTTATGAGAATCGTCTGTCTAAACTCAGCATGAGACTCGGTTTTCTTAAAGAGATATGTCTCCATGGGATTAGAAGGGTTACATGTGTGTTTGGTGCAGATGATGCTTGTGAATTATTTTCTGAAATGGTTATCAAGGGAATTTCGCCTACTGTTGTCACTTATAGTGCTCTAATCTATGGTTTTTGTATTGTGAGTCAATTAAAAGAAGCAGTTGTTTTGTTGAATAAAATGGTATCTAAAAACATCAACCCAGATGTTTATACCTTTAATATATTGATCGATGCGTTATGTAAGGAAGAAAAGATGAAAGAAGCTAAAAGTTTGTTAGCTATGATGATGAAACAAGGCATGAAACCTGATGTAGTTACTTATAGTACTTTAATGGATGGGTTCTGCCTTCGTAATGAAGTGAGCAAGGCCAAATATATATTCAACACTATGGTCCAAAGGGGAATGATGCCCAATGTTAAGAGCTACAATATTATGAACAATGGGTTCTGTAAGAGTAAAATGGTGGATGAAGCCATCAATCTCTTTGAAGAAATGCATTTCAAAAATATGTTTCCTGATAAGGTAACTTACAACActcttattgatggtttgtgcaaATCAGGGAGAATTTCGTATGCTTGGGAGCTTGTTGACGAGATGAGTGACAGTGGTCAACCACCCAATGTATTCACTTACAATTCCTTCTTGCACAGTTTATGCAAAAAGCAGCATCTTGACAAGCCAATTGCATTAGTCATGAAAATTAAAGACCAGGGTATCGTACCAAACTTGTACACGTACAATATACTAATTGATGGACTATGCAAAGGTGGAAGACTTATTAAGGATGCACAACAAGTTTTTCATGATCTTTTGAGTAAAGAATACAATATTAATGTTGTAACGTACACAACTATAATTAGTGGACTTTGTAAAGAGGGCTTGTTTGAAGAAACATTTGTTTTGCTGTCAGAAATGGAAGTTAAGGGCTGCTTTCCTAATGCCTTCActtttgaaataattatttcTGCTCTCTTTGAAAGAGGTGAGAATGATAAAGCAGAGAAACTTCTTCGTGAAATGATTGCTAGAGGCCTGCTATAA